The genomic segment ATATCAGCAATCAACCTGCCAAATTCACTCGGCAAGTTTATACCAACAGTGTCAGGTATGTTAAGCGTTGTCGCGCCAGCCTTAATAACTTCTCCAAGAATTTCGTAAAGAAACTCCCTGTCCGACCTGATAAACagtaaaaacacaaaaaaaaaaaaacccaacaCTCAGTGTAGAAAGTGACACTGTTGATCAATGAACAATTCAGAGCATTAAGCACAAGGTTTTAAATCATATTGTGGGAAACAGGGGACAGTTGCTGCTAAAGTGGCCACCAAGTATTTATTTAACTGCAGTTAGGATTTTGTAGTATCCTTGATGTTGCAGGAATGCATACTCCAAAAACCTTGTCAATTTGACCTCATCGCGGACCTTATTTCAAACATTGATCGATCAAGCGTTAATTAAACAGTGGCAGAAAAAGTGATTATTTTAATGCTAACCTTCCAGCATCTTCAGGACTGAACTCAACGTCTTCACAGCCCAGACTGCGAGCGAACTTCACCATACTGCGAGCAGTCTCAATTACCTTCTCTTTGGACATTCTGAGCTTGTACTCCATGTGAATGGCGCTGGTAGCAATGAAGGTGTGAACCCTGGGCCTCTTGGCGTGCTTTACCGCATCCCAGGCTCTTCGGATGTCGTTCTCGTTGCAGCGCGAGAGACCGCAAATGACTGGAACGTAACCGTCGTCGTCGACGGCGTTTCCGACCTCTTGCGCGATCATCTTGACGGCTTCGAAGTCATCCTTGGATGCAGCGGGGAAGCCGGCCTCGATGATGTCGACGCCGAGTTTGGCAAGCTGGCGCGCCACGTCGAGCTTCTCCTTGGAGGTCATGGAGGCTCCCGGTGACTGCTCGCCGTCACGGAGAGTGGTGTCAAAAATGCGGACATATGAAGGGTCCGGAATGTGGTTGGGGATGTACGGAGGACGCTGCCGAGAAGAAGGTTCCGATTGGGAGCAGGAAACGGCGAATCGGGATTTAAAGTGGAGAGAAGAGTGTCTTAATGAAGTGTGAGGGAAACGGAGGGTGAGCAATACGGAGCTGTTATTGCGGTTGAGATTGTGGTGGTGAGAGGAGGAGGGAATGAAGAGAGGGTTGCGAATAACGGTGGCCATGGATAAACCCTAGCAACAGAAAGCGAGAGATGAATATTCTGGAATTTTGAGTTGAGTGGTGGAAACACCGTGGTGGCAGCTCGGAGATATAGTGACTTGGTGGCGGCGCTTTTTCCTTTTCAGCTTAGTCACCTCTTACTGGTTTTAGATAGCGGCAGTGACGTGGAACCAATAAACTGTAATTTTTGCCACTCTTGCTGCgcgtaaaataaaaaattataaaatacgaAAATTCGTAAGGATCACGGTAACTtgcattatatttttcatttaaattaaatactgATATTGATAGAGTCAATTTAGATTAATGATTTGAGTAATGGTATTctcaaagtatattttttaataatttttacaatgaTATGGTCTTAtcaaaattttttatatgacaTGTATGATAAGACTGACAAAAATCTTAACACATAGACATTACTTTTGTccagataaattaattaaataaattggtaGAAGATAGATAGTTGGATTTTGTAACGAGATATGATACTTTGCTCCTTTTTGTGACACGGTGTAAGGATTGACAATCTCCTAACATTTCAAGATTATTTTAAcctctttttagtttattactctctcccttttttattatttgttttgatagtactttatatatgattataatttaatgttttaaaattatgaaataagaCATTCTTTTTCTGGCCTGTCACATGTCCTGCATCATGCATGAGACATGATCAGAATAGTAggatatcatttttttatcattatgaaatttttacataaataaaaatataataacttgttatcttattaaaattaagattctTACTTTCTATACTTATACCTTGTAAGaagtatgaaaatataaattaattaataaccaagtaaaaaataaattataattcacaagaaaacaattaatattatcttaaacttaaaaaaattaaactaataaaatatatttcaaaatttaaataattagaaaaacataaaagtatAATATGTTATAATACTCGTGCTTAGAAAAAATATgtacttaatttatatttgtatagataataatttaatcttCTTCTTGTactaattatatgtttatatatatctattatacatacattcatataacttttttacaaaCATGGATTATCACTTAATAGATATTGTTACTTTTTAATCAAGTTCCTTATTTTTGTGTTGCAGTTTTCTCATCGAAACTATTCTGTCAATTAATTTTAGTGTTGGAGTCTGTTAAATTGTTATACTCTTATAACATTTATtcaatgtttataaataaaataaatgtagagAAATTAGAATCAGCCCTATTTCAAAAAAGTTGGCATTGTAAAAAGTTGATGAAGCCTTGACATCGTTACAAGaataaaaaacttgtttttctaataatgaTGACCCATATtgaataaattagaattatatatatataatctttaaagTTGAAAAAGGTTGTTCATATGTATATTTATGAagattttaatcataatttatgattttaaaataatttaaaagatatttttgtgaATGTTTTTAATTCCCAAAATATaacaaaggaaaataaaaaacgatCAATAACTCAAACTCTTTTTCAATGTCCGATTCAGAAATCTATAAATTacactaaaaaatattgaatggtGTTGCCATTTTGTCCACAACATCATTTTCCAATCACAACTTTCAGCTGGCATTACATTCACACATGCCAGTCTCTGCTCCAAATGTAAAATGGAAACTACTTTTAAAACTACCAAAATTTTTCTCACATTTTCCTAAGTACGAATCCCGAATAGAGAGGTTGCTACCTAAACTTCACTTCCTCTCCAAGTGAgactaattttttttcatcctttttGTTCTGTGCTTCTTCtgcttgtgttttctttttgaaGGTAAATTATCTGCATCATCATTTTTCCCAGCAGAAGGGCTGTGACTTGAGGGCATTTCTTCGTCAGAACTAAGTACCAAGTCCTCCACAACATCGTCATCAATGGCTTTCTCTTTCTGCtgttttttcctctttctttttgtttcttccgGTTGTTTTGTCCTGAAAGCGAAGCAGCGCTCAGACAGAAGTACAACAAAGAAACTTGAACCAATGTCAATGCATGAAGCAATAAAATACTGAAACAATGGGCAACTTGGTTTactgaaagagaaaaaaaaatgaaaggataatcatacttagattcaTTTCCGGGTAACCACGATGAACTAAAGACTGCAGCACCCTTTTCATTATTTCTTGCATCCTCTTCATCACTCTCTGATATTTCATTCCCAAATTTAGAGGATTCTTCTCCCACAAGCACACTGGAAAATCTCAATTTGTGTTAGAAACCTCTATCCTAGCCATGATTACCTGTTCGATATAGTAATGCATACAATTGAACTTGACTTCAAAGTTCAAACCTGGATTccattaatgaattatttttctgtTCTGCTCTCTGGCGGAGTGTTAGGACGTACTTTGACAGAGCACTTGAAGCTGACTTTTTTTCATCCTAACATGATCAATTTAACTCTTTTCAGcagataaaaaaaactcactCTTTTCAATCCTCAAACAAAATAGCATTAACATAAAGTACAGTCATGCCGAGGTTTGAAATATGAGCAAAGAAAAACCAGTAACacttgatataaaaaaatagaaaaggcaAACATGCCATGTCACTTCAATAAAATTTAGTCATAACAGCAGTAAAAAGGATGCTGACCAGCTCAAAGAGACCCAGTTCTTGGGAAGGTTAGTGCATgaggagagaaagagagaagtgGGAGAAATTTAAGTAaagaaatgaatgaaaaaagaTCAACCCACATTCAACAAGGGGACTGTACAAATAGATTCAATGTAAAGACTATTTAGTGGAGTACGTATTACTAGGTTCGTTACCTATTTCCAAAGTAACTAACGAACATTTGAAATAGTACAAATCCATGTATCTTGCTGTATAAATTTGGCATAAACATGATATATGAATTCAGTGTTATTCACTGACTCATTAATCCAAAATTTGGGACATACAAGCCGTCACAAAACTCACATTCCACAGAAATAAAGATAAGCTGTTCTACCTCGAGAAAAGATGCTGCTGCAGGGTCATTTGGTAAAAAGGAAATTGACATTCGCTTCTCATTCACATGATTAGCACTTGCTTCAATCTGAATGTAGAAACAATGCATAAGAAATGAAAGCTGAGTATGACAAGCCAATGATAAAACACACAAGTAAATCTAAGTATCACCCTTGCATTTTTTTACCATCTTAATAGAAATACCTGGCGTATAAGCTGCCTCATTTCTTTTCGAAACCTCTCTACTTTGGTTAATTTGCAAAAGCTACGCAGTCTCACAAGTGGAATAAAAGACAATTCCATGAATGCAACGGAATAACTCCACTGTGCCAAGTGTTCAGCTAGCTCTTCAACCACAGAAATAACACATGCCTCTTGAAATGCTCGTGTCTTTAGGGTCAGCTTGCTAACCTAATAGAGAAGAATTCCTCAAAGTTTAGGTGGATCTCAAAAAGTTCACATTGAAATTCATTCATGTTATAAATACCTTCAGTATACTGCGTAAGTCAACAGCTTTTCCAACACCTCCAGTTGGGGGTCTATTCAATTCTTTCATTTCCAGCATGTCTAAAAGGAGCATAGACACTGGTACAAAGGAATGGGTAGAAGCTGCAATCTGGTTCAACATTCTTATACATCTCAACCTAAGGGGAAAATACCTGGCTGTGGGAACCAGACGGGCTACTCCAGAAATTATTTGGGTCAATGGATATGCAAGTTGCTTAAAGTCAGATTCTGAACTGTAGGCACAGACAGCACCAGTCCAAAGCTCAAGACAATTGATGAATTTCCATTCATAAACCTTACGAAAAGATTCCTAAACAATGCATtcagggaaagagaaaaataaggaCCATGAATTAAGCAGTGCCAGCACAGACAAATGCTTCAGTTTATGAAATACTCCAATCAAACGAATCCAATAAAAGCCTAATGATTTAAGGTAGTGCTACCCCAAAATTCAAAACTGAAGGTTTCTGGGTATTGATTGTATCTTGATTGAGGGGTGGCTGAAACATGAAAGACAAATGCAGAATTTTACGTTCTTCCCTGTAGTCTAATACAGGCGTAAGCCTCAGAATTTTATGTTCTTTCTATATTTTCTCAATCCCTATCTACAACAACATATCACCCTTATTCTCGGCTCTACTTTTTCAACACTTATCAAGAATGCCTTGTAACTGTAAAAGACATATAATAGAACTTGAAAGGCATAACATCTAAGGTTAAGGAACTATAATGCCAAAAAGAGCAGAAAATAGGAAATAATGTCAATCTTGTAACAACTATAAGAACTGAGAAGTGTGATAAACACCCAAGCATTAGGGGAATCCACTATTTAAGAGCCGGCTATTAAGGAGGAGAGAACTAAGAACTTAAATACTGTACTGAGTATCACATAACACTTGAAGAACTCACCCCTCTAAAAGCTAGTTGCTAAAGATGGAGaaccaaaaatttaaatattcctCAGAATTTCTCATATTACTTACTATGGGACTTGGGCATTCAACAAAGTTCCTATCAAAGTGACAGTAACTCAAATCCAAATATAACCAGTTTGTTAggataaatataaattcaaatttaagaaatgTAACGGGCACTTCTTACAATGCCTAATAAGCAAATAACACGCACTGGACAAAAAGAACAGCACCTTAGTTTTTGCATTAAGTGCATCCCTTAATATCATAGCCAGTTGTCGAATGTAAATGAAGGCATGTTGATACGCAATGGCAAGATCAACACCAAGAAGTTCAATGACACAATTGCCAAGAAAACGGATATGTTTAAGTTTCACAGCATTTACAAAATGGCAATTCAAAACATAAGCTTTATATATTCCTTTGAAACATTCATCTATGCAGCCAGATCCAATTCGGATACATAGATCTCTCATAAATAGATATGAAACCACAGGAAGGGCACCTCCGCCAGTACCCCAGAAATGAAGGACCACCTGATGAAATCATTATGAAAGTTAGTTAACAAAATCAACGGAAAAAATAAGTTACATGTCCTAGAATGTAAATAAACATTTGGAGGGAGACAAAGGAAACTTAGGAGAGAAGATTTTAGATTATTGCTTCCTATCTAATCAAgctataataaaaattacagtaGAGGGGCTAGAGAACCAATATGTATCAGAAGATATGTGCAATATACATATTTCAAACTTAAAAGTATTAGCGTTCATTGATGCAATACTAGAATACTGTAGATAGCATTGATTTGAAGAACAATGGGTTACTTATACCTTAATGTATTTCCTTAGGAGTGAAGGAACAGCAGCCAAAAACAATAAAGAGTATTTCAGCCTACGTAAAGTAAATGATATCATTTCTGTGTCAGTCATTTGGTTCAAAACATGGAGAGCATTTCCAAGGTAAGACTTCACTAAGTGGCCATAATTATTCCAATGTTTCGTGGCCATTAAATCTGTTATGTTCTCTTTCTTTCCACCAGAAGCAGGAAGCTTAAACAATTTTCTCAGTATTCCATCCATTTCAGTAAGTACAGTCAACATTATTTTGTTGAATACCGTGCTGGACATTACACTAAGCTTTGCCATAGATTCATTCCCCCCATCATCACCATAGTGGCATGCCGTCCTGAAAGCCCTCATCAGAGAACGCAGTGCACTTAAGCTCCCATTTTCTTGAATTGATTTACACCACAAATCAACCATAGAAGTAGTTATAACTTCCTTAGAGGACTTTAGTTCCTTCTCTTGAATCTCATCCTCACTAGCCTCCTCATCTAGCTTTAGATCCTCATCTTCTATGTCACTACCCACATCATCCTGGATAAATGAAGCAATACAGTTACATAGCTTTTAATACTAAGAAAATATCAGATTACGCcttttagtattattatatataaataagcaAACTACACAAAACCAAAACCAATACTTTTTAAGATATTCAAATAAGGATTTACTAAACGAACAGTCCTTCTAAGAAATTCATTCcagttaaaaaaacattaaaaggaTGTGGCTATAAAATCTTAATAGACACAGCTAAAAGGtgaatttcttttaacaatgaTATTTGAAATTCAAGGAAGATAGCGAGAAAAGTATTGATTACAGAAATTTGCAgctttctattaaaaaataatgcaCGTCTTACTTTAGAAAAAGTATGATGGAGGTGGTGGTGGCGCATACCATAAAGAGTTGGAATAATAAAAGAGATTCCGTTGAAATAATAGAATTATGCATCAAATAGATATCATGAAcataaattcaataatataacaAGACAAAGGCATAACCTAGAAAATATGGACATTCTTTTACAACAGATTCACCAGAAAACACAAAGGAAACCCCATAAGAAGTTTCCTATCTTGGTTAGAGGATAAATCATAAATTCAAGTAAAACTAGGATGGACTGTAGCTTTTGAGTGAAAATTACTGTAAACATCAAGACCCTAACCAAATATGCTCGCAAAAACCCAATAAGAagtttttagtgaaaaatattCTAAACATCAAAGACCCTAACCAAGTGGGCTCACAAAACCCAATAGTTCTAAAAGATCCATTAGTCTAAAAGAAACAAATCTACAAAGATATCATCCAAACTTTCCTATCTTGATTAGAGGATAGAACATTAGATTCAAGTAAAACCAGACAGAACTAAGTCATCAGTGAAAAGAAATATGAAGACCCTGCCCTACCCAGGTGATTTCTCAAAATCAAATAGGATAAACATCACCAGAACCTAAAGAATCTATTAGTCTAAATGATATGGAACAACATCATATCACTAAATGAGAAAAATAGCTTAGTAGGgaaattttaaatatgcaaTGATCGATGGGCTACTGCCCCACTATAAGATAAgccaaattaaatttatatttcctTGTGTAGTGTCACAGTTCTATAAAGATGTATCTAAAGCAAAACCCATGTTTTTTTAATACCCAAAATAATCATTTCTTGAAAATGTAAGAACAAAATAGAGGATGAGATACACTCctgaaagaaaacaagaatagaataataaaaaagaatacaaCAGAAAGATAACCTAGGCattctgataaaaaaaacaaaaattacaaacatcTAGGAAGGCATTGAAAGAGATTACATGCTTgataatcatattaaataacaattagtAATATTTCTCACACCTCGTATCCATTGTAGTTTATGCATGGGGTAGAAAAAGAATGGACAAAAAAGTCTAAAAGAATACACTCACATCTAGATCATCATCACTGAATTGAAGCAACTCCTGGTCATGCTCTTTCAAGAACTCGTAAAATTCTGGGTCCTGAAATGGAAAAGCTGTTAATAGTATTACCAGTATAATGTCGTAAgataacaaaatcaaacactATTTCCAGTTCCACAAATGTAAACATTTTATTGCCTCAGTCTTCCTTTTCATTCCATCCCATCCAAATCCAGTACAAGCAACTGCCCATGTGTCCAATTTCTTGAATAAACTTCAAGAACCATGTTTTATCGCGATTGGGAATACATAAACTAAAAAACTCaccaagataaaaaaaaaaaactaaagaaaaccTTTGAAGTAAGAACTAGCAATGTTACGGGACCTTAACCCTGATTGAAATTTCAAAGCGCCTTATGAAAATAAAGTTAGACCACACATATAATAATCATAAAGT from the Vigna angularis cultivar LongXiaoDou No.4 chromosome 3, ASM1680809v1, whole genome shotgun sequence genome contains:
- the LOC108326302 gene encoding nucleolar complex-associated protein 2 gives rise to the protein MGAKKDTETKLDGENSVRRRSRKKPMPESGAREHKEQLQKLSEKDPEFYEFLKEHDQELLQFSDDDLDDDVGSDIEDEDLKLDEEASEDEIQEKELKSSKEVITTSMVDLWCKSIQENGSLSALRSLMRAFRTACHYGDDGGNESMAKLSVMSSTVFNKIMLTVLTEMDGILRKLFKLPASGGKKENITDLMATKHWNNYGHLVKSYLGNALHVLNQMTDTEMISFTLRRLKYSLLFLAAVPSLLRKYIKVVLHFWGTGGGALPVVSYLFMRDLCIRIGSGCIDECFKGIYKAYVLNCHFVNAVKLKHIRFLGNCVIELLGVDLAIAYQHAFIYIRQLAMILRDALNAKTKESFRKVYEWKFINCLELWTGAVCAYSSESDFKQLAYPLTQIISGVARLVPTARYFPLRLRCIRMLNQIAASTHSFVPVSMLLLDMLEMKELNRPPTGGVGKAVDLRSILKVSKLTLKTRAFQEACVISVVEELAEHLAQWSYSVAFMELSFIPLVRLRSFCKLTKVERFRKEMRQLIRQIEASANHVNEKRMSISFLPNDPAAASFLEDEKKSASSALSKYVLTLRQRAEQKNNSLMESSVLVGEESSKFGNEISESDEEDARNNEKGAAVFSSSWLPGNESKTKQPEETKRKRKKQQKEKAIDDDVVEDLVLSSDEEMPSSHSPSAGKNDDADNLPSKRKHKQKKHRTKRMKKN